One stretch of Janibacter limosus DNA includes these proteins:
- a CDS encoding SAF domain-containing protein has product MSSLPTPTARRLTKPSWKDTRLLIGILLVLLSVVIGALAFRAADDRVGVWAANAPLTPGESIDESDLKRVDVQLGDGSATYLRSDQELPEGAVVDRELRAGELLPRSAVVSPLELDVQRVPVRVDPVSLSNLTKGSRVTVLAPPAPAPSAERRRSDERPTYEVVARRVTVYALPKSSGGVMGTGSGSAAILVVPKDLVAELLSLDDKDHPIKLVIEAGSPEKKD; this is encoded by the coding sequence GTGAGCTCGCTGCCCACGCCGACCGCACGGCGACTGACCAAACCGTCGTGGAAGGACACCCGCCTGCTGATCGGCATCCTGCTGGTCCTCCTGTCCGTGGTCATCGGGGCCCTGGCCTTCCGCGCGGCCGACGACCGGGTGGGGGTGTGGGCAGCCAACGCACCGCTCACGCCCGGCGAGTCGATCGACGAGAGCGACCTGAAGAGGGTCGATGTCCAGCTGGGTGACGGGTCGGCCACGTACCTCCGCTCGGACCAGGAGCTCCCCGAGGGCGCGGTCGTCGACCGCGAGCTGCGAGCGGGTGAGCTGCTGCCGCGCTCAGCGGTCGTCAGCCCCCTCGAGCTCGACGTGCAACGGGTCCCGGTGCGCGTCGACCCGGTCTCGTTGAGCAACCTCACCAAGGGCTCACGAGTGACCGTGCTGGCGCCCCCTGCGCCTGCGCCGTCCGCTGAGCGACGGCGGTCGGACGAGCGCCCGACCTACGAGGTCGTCGCCCGCCGGGTCACCGTCTATGCGCTGCCCAAGTCCTCGGGCGGGGTCATGGGGACCGGGTCAGGGTCTGCCGCGATCCTCGTCGTCCCCAAGGACCTCGTGGCCGAGCTGCTGTCGTTGGACGACAAGGACCATCCGATCAAGCTCGTCATCGAGGCCGGGAGCCCGGAGAAGAAGGACTGA
- a CDS encoding Rv3235 family protein yields the protein MTATPPLRVLPAPRHCPEGVPLPTHAQGREERARAATPYVQDALAVDFAAATDQQVFGPQTSLAAELPDARDWAAHIAQGLVEVMHGVRPPSQVMRWTSPEVYAVVARRGSRAGRRRTTRDSAHRTRVIRVHLCELSPHVAEASVVLVDGGRVRALALRLVGRDRRWVVDALQVG from the coding sequence ATGACCGCCACGCCACCACTGCGGGTACTCCCGGCACCACGTCACTGCCCGGAGGGCGTCCCGCTCCCGACCCACGCACAGGGTCGCGAGGAGCGGGCTCGGGCCGCGACTCCCTACGTGCAGGACGCTCTGGCCGTCGACTTCGCGGCAGCGACCGACCAGCAGGTCTTCGGTCCGCAGACGAGCCTGGCAGCCGAGCTGCCCGATGCCCGCGACTGGGCGGCACACATCGCCCAAGGCCTCGTCGAGGTCATGCACGGCGTCCGCCCGCCCAGCCAGGTCATGCGCTGGACCAGCCCCGAGGTCTACGCGGTCGTCGCCCGGCGTGGCTCGCGTGCGGGGCGGCGCCGGACCACGCGTGACTCGGCGCACCGCACCCGGGTGATCCGCGTGCACCTGTGCGAGCTCTCCCCCCACGTCGCCGAGGCCTCCGTGGTGCTGGTCGACGGTGGACGGGTGCGGGCACTCGCCCTGCGCCTGGTCGGCCGTGACCGTCGTTGGGTCGTCGACGCGCTCCAGGTCGGCTGA
- a CDS encoding helix-turn-helix domain-containing protein translates to MARRFVPLTEVSEVLGVSAAQTYALVRSGELPAIKVGGRGQWRVEVDQLDAYIERMYAQTREFVQRGGPEE, encoded by the coding sequence ATGGCCCGCAGATTCGTCCCGCTCACAGAGGTCTCCGAGGTCCTCGGCGTCTCGGCTGCACAGACCTATGCGCTCGTGCGCAGCGGCGAGCTGCCCGCCATCAAGGTCGGCGGGCGCGGCCAGTGGCGGGTCGAGGTCGACCAGCTGGACGCCTACATCGAGCGGATGTACGCCCAGACGCGCGAGTTCGTCCAGCGTGGTGGCCCCGAGGAGTGA
- a CDS encoding LysM peptidoglycan-binding domain-containing protein → MRHLQRSIWAFVATLCGVLLTLVLAVGAHRMALDGLATGGDPAAAVVGVAALGATLIVGWLTLALLLSLLAQVPGGIGRWALHLRDRVTPAIVRRWAAVVIGASVTASVLPGTAVAAVRPSQVRIDALAPGWLPSAPESAHAPTPLTAPTPRTSRPAPTPGTSPGWSATTESSAPTTTPAAPGWTPRRPGPRHRTDPSLLTGHHRADSGDEVVVRRGDSLWSITAAHLGPDATAAEIAQAWPRWHEANADRIGPDPHLLLPGTRLSPPDHHHDPGATSATKGTR, encoded by the coding sequence ATGCGACACCTGCAGAGGAGCATCTGGGCCTTCGTCGCCACCCTCTGCGGAGTCCTGCTCACCCTGGTCCTCGCCGTCGGCGCCCACCGGATGGCGCTCGACGGCCTCGCCACCGGCGGCGACCCCGCCGCGGCCGTCGTCGGCGTGGCCGCCCTTGGCGCCACGCTCATCGTCGGGTGGCTGACGCTCGCCCTGCTCCTGTCACTGCTGGCGCAGGTGCCAGGAGGCATCGGACGCTGGGCACTCCACCTGCGCGACCGGGTGACGCCGGCCATCGTCCGACGATGGGCAGCCGTCGTCATCGGCGCCTCGGTGACCGCCTCGGTCCTGCCCGGCACCGCAGTGGCCGCCGTCCGCCCTTCGCAGGTCCGGATCGATGCGCTGGCACCCGGGTGGCTGCCGTCGGCGCCGGAGAGCGCCCACGCACCGACCCCGCTCACCGCACCCACACCACGCACCTCCCGCCCCGCGCCCACCCCGGGCACCTCGCCGGGCTGGAGCGCCACGACCGAGTCGAGTGCGCCGACCACGACACCGGCCGCACCCGGGTGGACTCCTCGACGCCCCGGGCCCAGGCACCGCACCGACCCGAGCCTCCTGACCGGCCACCACCGAGCGGACTCGGGCGACGAGGTCGTCGTCCGACGTGGCGACAGCCTGTGGTCGATCACCGCCGCCCACCTCGGCCCGGATGCCACCGCCGCGGAGATCGCGCAGGCCTGGCCCCGGTGGCACGAGGCCAACGCCGATCGCATCGGCCCCGACCCTCACCTCCTGCTGCCCGGGACTCGCCTGAGTCCGCCCGATCACCACCACGACCCGGGGGCGACCTCGGCCACGAAGGGGACACGATGA